One genomic window of Elaeis guineensis isolate ETL-2024a chromosome 2, EG11, whole genome shotgun sequence includes the following:
- the LOC105060247 gene encoding probable inositol transporter 2: MEGGIHEINASSLKECFSLAWRNPYVLQLAFSAGIGGLLFGYDTGVISGALLYIRDDFSSVDKKTWLQESIVSTAAAGAIIGAAIGGWASDRFGRKTSILAADFLFFTGAVIMASAPNPALLIVGRVFVGLGVGMASMTSPLYISEASPARVRGALVSTNGFLITGGQFLSYLINLAFTKASGTWRWMLGIAAVPALLQFILMFLLPESPRWLYRKRREEEAESILRRIYSAHEVEGEIRALKQSVEAEIEEEGSSEKINFIKLLKTKTVRRGLIAGVGLQVFQQFVGINTVMYYSPTIVQLAGFASNQTALTLSLVTSGLNAMGSIVSIYFIDRTGRKKLLIISLCGVILSLGVLSAVFHETTSHSPSISPQETNHISQYTCPDHRQASTIWDCMKCLKASSPDCGFCAAAADKLFPGACLISNTSVKDACHGEGRLWYERGCPSRYGWLALIGLALYIIFFSPGMGTVPWILNSEIYPLRFRGVCGGMAATANWVSNLFVSQSFLSLTEAIGTSWTFMIFGLASVAALFFVLIFVPETKGLPIEEVEKMLEQRVLRFKFRMKRLDHIKNNSDAATP, translated from the exons ATGGAAGGAGgaattcatgaaatcaatgcctcTAGCTTAAAGGAATGCTTCTCTCTTGCATGGAGGAATCCTTACGTTCTTCAACTAGCTTTTTCGGCAGGAATTGGTGGCCTGCTCTTTGGATATGATACTG GAGTAATTTCTGGTGCATTACTTTACATTCGTGATGATTTTTCTTCTGTAGACAAGAAGACATGGCTACAG GAGAGTATTGTGAGCACAGCAGCTGCAGGGGCAATCATAGGAGCAGCAATTGGAGGATGGGCAAGCGATCGCTTTGGAAGGAAAACATCGATCCTGGCTGCAGATTTCCTCTTCTTTACAGGTGCAGTCATCATGGCCTCTGCTCCTAACCCTGCACTCCTCATTGTAGGCCGTGTGTTTGTCGGACTCGGTGTGGGAATGGCCTCAATGACATCCCCACTCTACATATCTGAAGCCTCTCCCGCGAGAGTCCGGGGTGCACTCGTCAGCACCAATGGGTTCCTCATAACTGGAGGACAGTTCTTATCCTATCTCATCAACCTAGCCTTCACAAAG GCCTCTGGAACATGGAGATGGATGCTTGGAATTGCTGCAGTTCCTGCTCTGCTACAATTCATATTGATGTTTCTTCTACCTGAGTCACCCCGGTGGCTTTATAGAAAG AGAAGGGAAGAAGAAGCTGAATCCATACTGAGAAGAATATACTCAGCTCATGAGGTTGAAGGAGAAATCAGAGCACTCAAACAATCAGTTGAAGCTGAGATAGAGGAAGAGGGATCATCTGAGAAGATCAATTTTATCAAGCTGCTAAAAACCAAGACAGTGCGAAGAGGGCTCATTGCCGGAGTCGGGCTTCAGGTCTTCCAGCAGTTTGTGGGTATAAACACTGTGATGTACTACAGTCCTACCATCGTCCAGTTAGCTGGCTTCGCATCGAACCAGACAGCGCTTACGCTCTCTCTCGTGACCTCTGGTCTCAATGCTATGGGATCAATAGTTAGCATCTACTTCATTGACAGGACAGGGAGGAAGAAGCTTTTGATCATCAGTTTATGTGGCGTCATTCTATCGCTCGGAGTTCTATCAGCAGTCTTCCATGAGACCACATCACACTCGCCAAGCATTAGTCCTCAGGAGACCAACCATATTTCTCAGTATACCTGCCCGGATCATCGACAGGCCTCGACTATCTGGGATTGCATGAAGTGCTTGAAAGCATCATCTCCAGACTGTGGATTCTGTGCTGCTGCCGCTGATAAG CTATTTCCTGGGGCATGCCTGATTTCGAATACATCGGTGAAGGATGCATGTCATGGGGAAGGCAGGCTATGGTATGAGAGGGGTTGCCCAAGCAGATATGGATGGCTAGCATTGATTGGATTGGCACTATACATCATATTCTTCTCACCAGGAATGGGAACTGTGCCTTGGATTTTGAACTCTGAGATATATCCTTTAAGATTCAGGGGAGTTTGTGGGGGAATGGCAGCCACTGCAAACTGGGTTTCCAACCTGTTTGTGTCACAGTCATTCCTATCTCTGACTGAGGCAATTGGGACTTCATGGACTTTTATGATCTTTGGATTGGCATCAGTGGCTGCACTGTTCTTCGTGTTGATCTTTGTACCGGAGACCAAGGGGCTGCCGATCGAGGAGGTGGAGAAGATGCTCGAGCAAAGGGTTCTTCGATTCAAGTTTCGGATGAagaggctagatcatatcaaaaataattcagATGCTGCCACGCCCTGA